A single Nicotiana tabacum cultivar K326 chromosome 5, ASM71507v2, whole genome shotgun sequence DNA region contains:
- the LOC142180658 gene encoding uncharacterized protein LOC142180658 — translation MVTERRSVLRGCIKTSRGPWLVHKTTKDGSVVTRFRYPSDRERQKNKQREQKRRAVAHKIFAGLRAHGNYELPKHADTNDLLKALCDEAGWRVEEDGTIYRKEKNPVKDMPGLIDVDSAQVYVEDKIKDSDYCKCEDQIKDGDYCKCDIDMNVAETETARPEGSVTPSAEVFNVNLNLSLSS, via the exons ATGGTTACAGAAAGAAGAAGTGTTCTTAGAGGCTGCATAAAAACCAGTAGAGGGCCATGGTTGGTTCACAAAACCACCAAAGACGGCAGTGTGGTGACAAGGTTCCGTTATCCTTCCGATAGGGAGAGGCAGAAAAACAAGCAAAGAGAACAAAAGCGTCGGGCTGTCGCACACAAGATCTTTGCCGGACTGAGGGCTCATGGAAACTATGAGCTGCCGAAGCATGCTGACACGAATGATCTTCTCAAGGCTCTTTGTGACGAAGCTGGTTGGCGTGTTGAAGAAGATGGCACCATTTACAGGAAGGAGAAG AATCCGGTGAAGGATATGCCAGGATTGATTGATGTAGATTCTGCTCAAGTCTATGTGGAAGATAAAATTAAAGATTCAGACTATtgtaagtgtgaagatcaaattAAAGATGGAGACTACTGTAAATGTGATATTGACATGAATGTGGCAGAAACTGAGACAGCTCGGCCAGAAGGCTCGGTCACCCCATCCGCTGAAGTGTTCAATGTCAATTTGAACTTATCACTCTCTTCCTAA